In Aegilops tauschii subsp. strangulata cultivar AL8/78 chromosome 3, Aet v6.0, whole genome shotgun sequence, one genomic interval encodes:
- the LOC109761037 gene encoding PRA1 family protein F3: MSKYGTIPTSSSAAAGAPHLGGASPLDFISRAKARGATALATRRPWRELADVHAVGLPPSLGDAYLRVRANLAHFAMNYAIVVLVVVFLSLLWQPISLIVFLVCMVGWLVLYFLRDEPIVLFGRVVGDGVVLAVLAAVTLILLLLTGATTNILTSLLIGFVLVVVHAALHKAEDNVDEEVGRWYAPVPAQ, from the coding sequence atGTCCAAGTACGGCACCAtccccacctcctcctccgccgccgcggggGCGCCCCACCTCGGCGGCGCCTCCCCGCTCGACTTCATCTCCCGCGCCAAGGCCCGCGGCGCGACGGCGCTGGCCACGCGCCGGCCATGGCGCGAGCTCGCGGACGTGCACGCCGTCGGGCTGCCCCCGAGCCTCGGCGACGCCTACCTGCGCGTGCGCGCCAACCTCGCCCACTTCGCCATGAACTACGCcatcgtcgtcctcgtcgtcgtcttcctctccctcctctGGCAGCCCATCTCCCTCATCGTCTTCCTCGTCTGCATGGTCGGctggctcgtcctctacttcctCCGCGACGAGCCCATCGTCCTCTTCGGCCGCGTCGTCGGCGACGGCGTGGTCCTCGCCGTGCTCGCTGCTGTCACGCTCATCCTCCTGCTGCTCACCGGCGCCACCACCAACATCCTCACGTCGCTGCTCATCGGCTTCGTGCTCGTCGTGGTGCACGCCGCTCTGCACAAGGCGGAGGACAACGTTGACGAAGAGGTCGGCCGCTGGTACGCGCCGGTGCCAGCGCAGTAG